The nucleotide window TACGAAACAAATGGAAGCCTTAGACAAGTCCATGCAGGATGAAATTAAGCGAGTAGTGGAGGTTATGGGTAGTAACTTAGCTTCATTGTCAAACAAGTTTGTAGAGGATTATAGCCCATTAACCGAGAGGTTAAAAGCAGTTGTAAGATTATCGGAATCGGTATCGAGGGAGAATGGAAATGTCCTTGCTTGATGTGTTTGAGAGAGGGTCGAAAGAAGAAGAGGAACAGTGGATATCCGTATCAGATTTAATGGCGGGGTTAATGATACTCTTCCTTTTTATCGCCATCAGTTTCATGAAAAATATAATTATAGAAAAAAATAAAATTGAAGAGGTAGCGGTCACTTTTCAAAAAACTCAGGATGAAATTTACGAAAATCTATATTTAGAATTTCGTGAAGATCTTCCAAAATGGAATGCGACTATTGATAAACCAACACTTACCATTAGTTTTAATGAACCTACCATCTATTTTGATTCAAATTCATCTCAGTTGAAACCCGAATTCCAATCAATCCTTAGAGATTTTTTCCCGAGGTACCTAAAAGTTCTTGGTAACTATAAATTAGATATTGAAGAGGTGCGAATTGAAGGCCATACATCAACTGAATGGGTAACCGCCGTTACAGAAGATGAGGCATATTTCTATAATATGGCTTTATCTCAGGACAGAACGCGAGCTGTGTTGCAATATTCGTTAACGCTTCCTGAGGTAAACAAATTTAAGGCCTGGGTTAAAAAAACAATAACAGCAAATGGCATGTCATCGAGCAAACCTATCCTAGTAAACGGTATTGAGAAACGATCCCAATCTAGAAGAGTGGACTTTCGGGTAAAAACAAATGCGGAAGTTCAAATTCGTAAAATTTTAAAGGTAGACTTATGAAACTGGACTTGGAATTTCCTGAACTTAAAACCTTGGTCCTAAGAATGGAAGCCACCTCAGTTAACTGGGAAACAGGAAAAATGGAAATTTCGAAAATAGAGCTTGAACAGCTACATAATAAATCGGGCCTTGATATTTCAGATATTAATCAGGTTGTGGCTGATGAAAACGGATTATTGATCTACAAAGACTATAAAGACCGCCCTGTTATTTTGTATATTAGGGATACCCAAGAAGTGAAGAATACTGTTCTTAAATACCCTAAAGAAACAAGGCGTTTCCATCTCGCTGATTGCACTACTCTAGAACAAATGCGATCAAACAATCGATTTGAGAGATATCGTATTACATACAATACCTCCGGGGTTTTTATTGTTGATGTTTACGAGTCAAAATATTCAGATCGGATTGAAGAAATTGAAGCAAAGTTGCTTGTTTGTAAGAACTGCTTGGCAAAACTAAAATATAAAGGTTTTGATCAACCTTCTTACATCCCCCATGACATCTGGGTCTCTTTCGATATTGAAGAGTTTTTGATGTTTTACAAACCAATGTTCCGAACCAAACCCAAGTTTACCGATCAGATCGGCCCAAAGAGTGAATATCCTAAAGATTGGTCTCAAATTTCACAAAAACTTAGGGAGAATTTTGGGTGGCGTTGTAATAAATGTAACTTATATTTTGGGGACTCTCAGAACAGGAAACTTCTCCACGTTCACCATCGAGATGGCAATAAGGGAAACACAAGCCCCCTAAATTTGGTTCCTTTATGCCTAGAATGCCATTCAAATGAACCAATGCAAGGGAGGTTACGATTTCCAAAAAAAAATAAATTAGGAATCTCCCTTATTCAGAAGTTGAGGAACGAAAAGGAAAAAAGTTCTTTCCTTTAATAGTGATTGTTTAAAAAGGGGGGAAAAGGCTTGTTTCACAACTTGTTTTATCTAAGCGATTTTTTCAAAAAATTAAAAAAGCCTTCTAGTGGATCACTTTCCACAATGTTCCTCCTAGTTGTCTTGAGGCCCTACCAAAAAACTTTTTTTCTGTGCCCGCCCAAAAAGGGGCGCCCCTCCCGGCCCCATCTTGGATGGGTGGATTCACGGGGTGATTATTTAATAATAATACTTCCTTCCTCTTCTAAGGCAGTTGTCAATTTTTTTTCTCCAATCTTGAAAAGTTAGTTCAGTTGTGGTGTACTTCCAACCATTGTTTCCTTTCACCTAACCTCTTTTGTTCTGCGGGCCTTTTATGCCCAACTTACCTTATTCAGGTCGAAAGGCGGGTGGAAGTTGACCAAGCTGAATCAGGCAGATCCTTATGACCTACGAAGTAGTACGGTCCTCCTTCCACCACAACTGTTGTTTTATTTTATGCCGCCAATGTTAAAGAGGAGACGTTTTCGCCATAGCCCCTTTTGTCCCTTAAAAGGGCAAATATCACTTTAATCAGTTTGATTGCCACCGCACAAAGGCCCTCTTTCTTCTTTAACAACTGTCCAAACCTGTTTTGGTTCTCAAGCTTTCTTCGATAATAATCCTTAAAGAACTGGCATTGTTGCACGACCCTCATGCTCATAAAAAACAGAGTCTTCCTCAATAGCCAACGACCCTTCTTGGAGATGATCTTCCTTCCCACCCTTTTACCAGAATCTCGCTCCTGCGGATCATACCCTGAGTACTTGATGATCTGCTTCGGATGGTTGAAATGATTCGGATTTCCCAGCTCTCCCAAAAAGACCGCTGCTGATAAAGCTCCTACACCGGGTACAGAAAGTATGTACTCACAGCAGGGTATCTGTTCTAATAATTTCTTCATCTGCATCCCAATCTCTTTCAACAACCCCTCGGATCGCTGAACTTCCTGCAGGCATAGCTTTAATCGATATCTGTCTGTGTTAATCACCTGTTTTAATCCGATACTCTCTTTGGCCGCCTGATACAGATCCATGGCCTTCTGTGCAGCCTCAGCCCTTCTTCTAGAACTCTTTCCAATGACCTCGGCTATCATCGATACCTCAAGGGTTACGACATCCTGCGGAAATGGACAGCACTGCAATTTGGCCCACAAACTCCGGATCTTCATCGAGCTGAAAATCCTTTTCAATTCAGGAAAATAATCATCCAACACCGCACCCAGTGTGTTCTGTGAACTCACAGAATATCTGAGCACTCTCTCCCTGAGCTTCGCTAACGTCCGCAGCTGCCTGAAGACTCCATCCTCTATCACGGTGTCGATGTATTTACCTTCCCGCGTGATATTGGCTAGGGTCGGGTCCCTCATATCCGTTTTTGCAGAGGAACTCTCATCAAGTCCCCTTTGATGCTTTAAGCCTGTCGTCCTGATAAACCGAACCTCGTATCCTCTCTCCTTGGCAAAATAGGCAATCTTGCGCCAGTAATGTCCCGTGGGCTCTATCCCCATGAGAACGCCTTTGAATCCATTGCTGGTCTTTACTTCTTCTATGACTTTGGCAAAATAATCAAACCCCCTCCGGGAATTATAAATCTTTGGGTATTTGCCTAATACTTCCCCTTCCTTGTTCATTAATGCCACCGCATTGAATGTAGAGCCGATATCCACACCTACTACCAATGTTGTCCTCTTTATCTTTTGACGCCTCTCTACCTGCTTGCTAAAATCCCTTTTCGACATGGCAATAACCTCCTTCTGTTAAATGGTTTTACATCTCAGTTCAACCTTAACAGTTTGGTTTTGCCATGTCGTTTCTTTTTCAACCTCATCCCACTTCCTTATAGTAAGCTGAAAGTGTAATATTTGACACATTCCAACTTATGGTAGATTTCATTCGGAAATTGACCTTCTCCTCTAAAAGTGATCTACTCAAAATGTGGGTTTTCCGGCAAAACCGGGTATAAGACCCCAGGAGATTTTGCAATGAAGAAGTCCAAATTCACCGAAGAGCAGATTGCCTTAAAACAGGCCGAAACCGGCATTCCCGTCAGAGAGGTCATCCGAAAGATGGGGATTACCCGCCAGACCTTCTACCGTTGCAAAAGCAGTACGAGGTGTTTCCCATCGGCCAGACGGATGAGGTGCGCGAGCAGTTCTACGCTATTTCCGTGAATCGCAAGATCTCCCACCAGCAGTAGCCGCGATCACAAAGACGGTGCGGGAGTGGCTGTTTCGGGATGTCCCACGGCTGTACAGGCAAAAAGGAACTAGGAAGAGAGTATGAATGAGCAAGACAATGTATCTAAGCACGCCCTGTGGGAGGAGCCTTTTGTCCAATTAATGGACGGTGATAGAAGAAGGAATTTTTAATGGAAACCCATGACTTTCTTCTTTACCTGCTAGTCATTCTCCTGATGGCACGGGTTTTCGCGGAACTGGCGACGCGGCTTCAGGTTCCATCGGTGATGGGCGAGCTATTCGCTGGCGTGGTATTGGGGCCAAGCCTGCTGGGCTGGATCGAACCGGTCGAGGCCATAAAGCTGATGGCAGAGATCGGCATTATCTTGCTGCTATTCGAGGTCGGTTTGCAAACCGACCTCAAACGCCTGGTGCGTACCGGCAGCAAATCTCTCGTGGTTGCCATGGCCGGCATTGCGTTGCCGCTGCTATTGGGCTTCGCGCTGGGCTACTGGGTGTTCGGCCTGTCGCTGCTGGTGTCCCTATTTATCGGCAGCACGCTTACGGCCACCAGCATCGGTATCACTGTACGCGTACTGTCTGATCTCAAACGTCAGCAGGCACCCGAGGGGCAGATTGTGTTGGGTGCAGCCGTATTGGACGACGTCTTGGGCGTGGTGCTGTTAACGCTACTCTACGAGTTCTCCATCAGCGGTGGGATAAGCCTGCTCAACGCTGGCAAAGTGCTGTTGTTCTTGGGCGCGTTTTTCGTCCTGGCACCCGTTGCCGCCAAGTTGATTTCATTGATCATCAAGCGGTTCGCTAAGGCCAGCGGGATCCCCGGTCTGCTCCCTACCACCATCGTAACGCTGGTGTTGTTCTTCGCATGGCTGGCCAATGCCTTAGGGGCGCCGGAGTTGCTTGGCGGCTTTGCCGCTGGCCTGGCTCTCTCGAGACGCTTCTTTCTGCCATTTGGTATTGCCCTGCACACCGATGAGCCTTTCGCACTCCGCATTGAGGATCAGATGAAGCCCATCGTCCATCTGTTTACGCCGATATTTTTCGTGTTTGTGGGACTTTCCCTCAACCTGCGCGAGATCGATTGGGGATCGCCCTTTATCTGGAGATTTTCGCTGACCCTGCTGGTAGCGGCTATCGTTGGCAAGCTCGTGGCCGCATTTCTTA belongs to Nitrospiria bacterium and includes:
- a CDS encoding OmpA family protein, whose protein sequence is MSLLDVFERGSKEEEEQWISVSDLMAGLMILFLFIAISFMKNIIIEKNKIEEVAVTFQKTQDEIYENLYLEFREDLPKWNATIDKPTLTISFNEPTIYFDSNSSQLKPEFQSILRDFFPRYLKVLGNYKLDIEEVRIEGHTSTEWVTAVTEDEAYFYNMALSQDRTRAVLQYSLTLPEVNKFKAWVKKTITANGMSSSKPILVNGIEKRSQSRRVDFRVKTNAEVQIRKILKVDL
- a CDS encoding HNH endonuclease signature motif containing protein; its protein translation is MEISKIELEQLHNKSGLDISDINQVVADENGLLIYKDYKDRPVILYIRDTQEVKNTVLKYPKETRRFHLADCTTLEQMRSNNRFERYRITYNTSGVFIVDVYESKYSDRIEEIEAKLLVCKNCLAKLKYKGFDQPSYIPHDIWVSFDIEEFLMFYKPMFRTKPKFTDQIGPKSEYPKDWSQISQKLRENFGWRCNKCNLYFGDSQNRKLLHVHHRDGNKGNTSPLNLVPLCLECHSNEPMQGRLRFPKKNKLGISLIQKLRNEKEKSSFL
- a CDS encoding IS110 family transposase encodes the protein MSKRDFSKQVERRQKIKRTTLVVGVDIGSTFNAVALMNKEGEVLGKYPKIYNSRRGFDYFAKVIEEVKTSNGFKGVLMGIEPTGHYWRKIAYFAKERGYEVRFIRTTGLKHQRGLDESSSAKTDMRDPTLANITREGKYIDTVIEDGVFRQLRTLAKLRERVLRYSVSSQNTLGAVLDDYFPELKRIFSSMKIRSLWAKLQCCPFPQDVVTLEVSMIAEVIGKSSRRRAEAAQKAMDLYQAAKESIGLKQVINTDRYRLKLCLQEVQRSEGLLKEIGMQMKKLLEQIPCCEYILSVPGVGALSAAVFLGELGNPNHFNHPKQIIKYSGYDPQERDSGKRVGRKIISKKGRWLLRKTLFFMSMRVVQQCQFFKDYYRRKLENQNRFGQLLKKKEGLCAVAIKLIKVIFALLRDKRGYGENVSSLTLAA
- a CDS encoding cation:proton antiporter, which produces METHDFLLYLLVILLMARVFAELATRLQVPSVMGELFAGVVLGPSLLGWIEPVEAIKLMAEIGIILLLFEVGLQTDLKRLVRTGSKSLVVAMAGIALPLLLGFALGYWVFGLSLLVSLFIGSTLTATSIGITVRVLSDLKRQQAPEGQIVLGAAVLDDVLGVVLLTLLYEFSISGGISLLNAGKVLLFLGAFFVLAPVAAKLISLIIKRFAKASGIPGLLPTTIVTLVLFFAWLANALGAPELLGGFAAGLALSRRFFLPFGIALHTDEPFALRIEDQMKPIVHLFTPIFFVFVGLSLNLREIDWGSPFIWRFSLTLLVAAIVGKLVAAFLIKEPWGVRWVIGMAMIPRGEVGLIFAELGRISGIFSNEIYAGMVMVIALSTLFPPFVMKWFYGRYGDRLQAAAHG